A window of the Macrobrachium rosenbergii isolate ZJJX-2024 chromosome 43, ASM4041242v1, whole genome shotgun sequence genome harbors these coding sequences:
- the LOC136829046 gene encoding uncharacterized protein codes for MTNDYGRKCSYKNENFEGKCSYENKDYAGKCSYKNEDYAGKCSYENKDYAGKCSYKNKDYAGKCSYKNKDYAGKCSYKKKDYAGKCSYKNKDYAEKCSYKNKNYGGKCSYKSKDYAEKCSYKSKDYGRKCRYKNEEYAGKCSYKKKDYAGKCSYKNKDYAEKCSYKNKNYGGKCSYKSKDYAEKCSYKSKDYGRKCRYKNEDYAGKCSYKSKDYAGKCSYKNKDYGERNFQKGTSREELPGRNFQRNFHRRTSRKEHLERNFQRGTSSEPPEKNFQRGTSRKELPERNIQKEASRKELPEGNFQRGTSIKGLPEKNFQKGTSRKELLERSFQKGTSGEELQERNFQKGT; via the exons ATGACCAACGACTATGGAAGGAAATGCAGCTACAAGAACGAGAACTTTGAAGGGAAATGCAGCTACGAGAACAAGGACTATGCAGGGAAATGCAGCTACAAGAACGAGGACTATGCAGGGAAATGCAGCTACGAGAACAAGGACTATGCAGGGAAATGCAGCTACAAGAACAAGGACTATGCAGGGAAATGCAGCTACAAGAACAAGGACTATGCAGGGAAATGCAGCTACAAGAAAAAGGACTATGCAGGAAAATGCAGCTACAAGAACAAGGACTATGCGGAGAAATGCAGCTACAAGAACAAGAACTATGGAGGGAAATGCAGCTACAAGAGCAAGGACTATGCAGAGAAATGCAGCTACAAGAGCAAGGACTATGGAAGGAAATGCAGGTACAAGAACGAGGAATATGCAGGGAAATGCAGCTACAAGAAAAAGGACTATGCAGGAAAATGCAGCTACAAGAACAAGGACTATGCGGAGAAATGCAGCTACAAGAACAAGAACTATGGAGGGAAATGCAGCTACAAGAGCAAGGACTATGCAGAGAAATGCAGCTACAAGAGCAAGGACTATGGAAGGAAATGCAGGTACAAGAACGAGGACTATGCAGGGAAATGCAGCTACAAGAGCAAGGACTATGCAGGGAAATGCAGTTACAAGAACAAGGACTATGGAG AAAGGAACTTCCAGAAGGGCACTTCCAGAGAAGAACTCCCAGGGAGGAACTTCCAGAGGAACTTCCATAGAAGAACATCTAGAAAGGAACATCTAGAAAGGAACTTCCAGAGAGGAACTTCTAGTGAACCTCCAGAAAAGAACTTCCAGAGAGGAACATCCAGAAAGGAACTTCCAGAGAGGAACATCCAAAAAGAAGCTTCTAGAAAGGAGCTTCCGGAGGGGAATTTCCAAAGAGGAACTTCCATAAAAGGACTTCCAGAGAAGAACTTCCAGAAAGGAACTTCCAGAAAGGAACTTCTGGAGAGGAGCTTCCAGAAAGGAACTTCTGGAGAGGAACTTCAAGAAAGGAACTTTCAGAAAGGAACTTAA